In the genome of Arabidopsis thaliana chromosome 4, partial sequence, the window AATAAGTGATGAGTTTATGTACCCCATGATTATCTTCTACTTTGTTAGTTATGTCTACTACTTTGttagttttgacttttgagcaAGTCTTGTTAAGATTCGCAttatccaaaagaaaatttaaagccGCATTAACAGTGTTTAGCTCTGGTGTtactaaagaaaaagtgatTATGCGGGTCAAACACTTCTCAAATAGTTTGCTTTGATTTCTTTGGAGAACTGAAATGCATGCCGTTTCGAAATATTAGAATGCATGTCGTTTCGTGGATTTCAGTACCAGTAAAGGCTAATGCTGATGCATCGTTGCATTTTAAAAATCGTGTCGTTTTTCATTCCGTTTTAGTGGCCACTCTTCGCAACCAGATAAGAACtcgaagattttctttttctttatcaaaatgCAATCTTTATCTCTGCAATCGCTTCCATGGAAACCAAATTCAGTGACTTTACCTGAAATTAATCTTTTGAATCCCAAGCAATTGACTGCCTCGAGTTCTCAGTATCGTAGAACTCGAAACTGGAGAATTAGAAGTTCGTCGGAAGATAATGTAGCAATTTCGAGTGACGGCGGAGATTTGAAGAATTCTCTGTCCGGTATTGTGGGAAATCAAGTGGAGGAGCTATTGAGCAGAGAAGAGAACAAAGGTTTGCTTGATGGTCTGGAAAAAGCTTCGTTGAGAGTGGAGATTGCGAAGAGAGAGCTCGAAGATATAGAGAGACAAGAAATTGAGGCGAAATTGCTACAGGATTATATTAATCAGCTCGAATCAAGAGCCGCAGAGGTGAGAGCTTGTTCTCGAAATGGTGTTAGATATGAAAATGATTGAACATTTGATTCTTTTGCTCTTTGGAATTTGAGGTTTTTGGGAGGTTCTACTATAGAGTATAGATTAAGGTTGCATTGAGAATGATTGGTTTATATTACAATGGACTAGTGAATTTGTgcagtatatatttatatgccAGGATAAGCTCAAGTTGTGCATTGTATGCTTAGGATAGGATAGGTAATTCAAAGTATCAATCAATATCAATGGTGTTGCTTTTGTGCTTGAAACCTGGAAATGGGGTTTCTCTTAGTTTGTGTGAAGGTACTTCATTAGATAAGGTTACTAACTAAATCATGAGTTTGGTtgcattttgtgttttctcgTGTTTTGGAACAAAGTCTctagtttggttttgtatttgtagACAGAGCATGTTAATCTTATTCAATATCTGATTCAAGATTGCAGAATGCCAGCAGGAGATTGACGCAGCAAGATCAATGGTTGAGGAAGCAGAACGCTCCTTGTCATTAGCAGATAACTCGACAATTGGAAGTTCGGAGAAAGGTTATTCGATTGATAAAGACAAGGAGAGGTTAGAATCTGCAAAAGCGGCAGTGATCGCAGCTGCGGTTGGGACCATTGCGGAACTCCCATTTGCTCTTTCTCAAGTCGCAAGCATGGAGCAGCTTGTTCTGCCCCTGGGAATAGCGTTTGCAAGCTGTGCATTGTTTGGAGTCACATTCAGGTATGCAGTCAGAAGAGACTTGGATGATAATCATCTCAAATCCGGAGCCGTTGCAGCTTTTGGGTTTGTTAAAGGTAACAACACATTTGATTACTGTTTCTATCTAACTTCTTTGAATTGTTCAAAAGCAATTGCGTTTTGTGATTGAATAAGCTTAACAGaaatggtaaaagaaaaagactttctttgtctttgtcaTGTTATATATTGTGTGGAAGTATGAGCTGGCAAAGTTCCCATCGTTGTCCCGCCCTTTGgttgtttttaaattataatctGCCAGTAATAGATTACTAATCAACGATTTGATTTATTCTAAATAATTGATGAGTTGATTATTAGTCTCTGACCTGTATTATTTGGAtctgtctttttttaaaaacagatttattatagattcgattttttttaatgtgttatATAGGACTTGGTATGTTGAGCAGAGGACCGCCATTGGAGCTGAGCTGGGAAAGCTTGTTTTCACATGGGATAGACGGCGCCGTTTTGGTGTCTCAGAGCGTCTTGATATTTGCGTTTGCGTCCATAGGTTTGGACTTCTGTTTCAAGATGAAGCTCTTAAGACCATTTCCTAGCTCTGACTAGATTGAAGagcaaattaaaaatgtagaaatgaacaaaatcttcttttgaagactttatttgtttttttttatattattaattttggtcTAAAATGTAAATGTTTCATCCTAGATTTTTATGATCTTTAACTTGtcacaaaaaaagttacacCTGATTTTAAAAGCATGATCATAAGGAATATTGAATTTAGAATGATGAATCCAtacataattcaaattttgctataaaaaatgaatcagTTGGgataattctttcttttaactTTGTATAAAAAGTTATGAGGAATATTTATCTTTGTCAAGTGATGAAGTGATTAGTGACTTGTGAACTTAACCAAAGAGGTAGATGGGGTCAAGGCCATTCCTAGCCATTCATTATTTATAGTAAAGCCACGTGTAATAATCTTAGAAGCTTACAGATATACCACGTCAGCACAAAACAGTTCTTTTGTCTTTCGATCGCTCTCAAATCGCGTTTTGTCGTGGAGGTCAACTGATCAGAAAAATATAGCAAGCAGAAAGTGAAAAACAgctgaattattatttttctatacaaaaaattaaaaaattagtatCCAATTTCAATGGGGTTTCGACTTGTTCTCGAGTAAACTACTagtctctatctctctcagctccagattttgtttcttcttcttctgtgttaaattcatttgatttgttgtATCTGAAGGCGAAATTActggtttctgatttttggTGGTATTCAGGGCGGTTTTAAAGCGACGGAAGAAGATGgtgggaggaggaggaggtagTAGTGGTCGTGGTGGTGGTAGTGGTAGTGGTAGTAGTAAGCAGCAGAGAGGTTTCTCTATGAATCCTAAAGACTATAAGCTAATGGAAGAAATAGGCCATGGAGCTAGCGCTGTTGTCTATCGAGCGATCTATCTCCCTACTAATGAAGTCGTCGCCATCAAGTGTTTGGATCTCGATCGCTGCAATAGCAATCTGGTTCGTTTTCCTCCATCTTATTATTGCTTATGAATTAGAGAGGCTTTAGCTTTTGTCGTAGATCTCTTGTTTTATGaatttaatgtatttttgtttttgttttggttgataGGATGATATTAGGAGGGAATCTCAGACTATGAGTTTGATAGACCATCCCAACGTTATAAAGTCGTTTTGTTCATTCTCTGTCGACCATAGTCTTTGGGTTGTTATGCCATTCATGGCTCAAGGTTCGTGTTTGCATCTTATGAAGACTGCGTATTCAGACGGATTTGAAGAGTCTGCTATATGTTGTGTATTAAAAGAAACTCTTAAAGCTCTTGATTATCTTCATAGACAAGGCCATATCCATCGGGATGTTAAGGTTagtgaaagtgaaaaaaattCAGCTTCATGGATCCATGTATgtaatatattcaaaatttgttgtttctttgcaACTTAGGCTGGAAACATACTTCTTGATGACAATGGTGAGATTAAGCTTGGCGATTTTGGTGTCTCTGCTTGCTTGTTTGATAACGGTGATAGGCAACGTGCTAGAAACACATTTGTTGGTACTCCTTGCTGGTTAGTTATttaacttctttctttttgtattttaaccATCACTCTTAGATTCAATGGTTTACATTTAACCTCTTTGCTTCTGTTTTGTAGGATGGCACCGGAAGTTTTGCAGCCGGGAAATGGATACAATTCCAAGTGAGTTTACTTTAAGCTCAAATACTAGATAAAACGTTTATATTTTCTGCTTGTCTAAGATAGAAAGTAGCGTACTTTggtatgtatgtatgttaaGACAACTTGTCAAACTACTCTGCCTCTAATCCGAATGTAAACATATTTGCTTGGTGATGCATATCAGTTATATTTGTACTGTGGAACAAAGAAATGCAATAATTGCTTATTGGTTGGTTGTTCTTCTCATTTCTTAACAGGGCTGATATCTGGTCATTTGGTATAACAGCACTTGAATTGGCCCATGGTCATGCACCTTTCTCAAAATATCCTCCCATGAAGGTGCTTagtatttctttctctttttcggCTTATGTGTATATTTTGCATCTATTAAAACGGttctgattcttttcttttttccctgGTTACAGGTGCTCCTAATGACTATTCAAAACGCACCTCCTGGCCTTGATTATGACCGTGATAAGAAATTTTCTAAGGTACTCGTGTTCTTTCTAGGTGTATTTCTTATGCTGTTCTAGTTTTGCtagattttctgttttttcatttgcAATAAATTTTTACTAAACTAACTAGAGGACTTTCAGTTGTGCCCAGTCCTTTAAAGAAATGGTTGCAATGTGTTTGGtgaaagatcaaacaaaaaggccAACTGCTGAAAAACTGCTGAAGCACTCCTGTTTCAAACACACGAAGCCTCCAGAGCAAActgtgaaaattttattttccgaTTTACCACCTCTTTGGACACGTGTAAAATCTCTTCAGGTTAGCCATGCTCTTTGTGTTTCAGCTTTTTTGTGGAAGTGATGATGTTCTTACCTTTTGTATCGGGTTGTTATATGACAGGATAAGGATGCTCAACAGCTTGCATTAAAGAGAATGGCCACTGCTGACGAGGAAGCTATATCACAGGTGACACACCCCTTATATTGACAACATTACCTAAATACTTAATGAGTCGAATTGCAGAGTGGgcataaaacaatatttttaatgtcAGAGCGAATACCAAAGAGGAGTGAGCGCTTGGAACTTTGACGTCAGAGACTTGAAAACACAAGCATCTTTGGTAATTTACTTCTCGCAAGCTATCTGTGATTGCACTATCCTTAAATTTCTGTTCATTGGTTTCATCACATAATCCctgtttttatattgtttgtttgtgtacTAGttaattgatgatgatgatctagAAGAGAgtaaggaagatgaagaaatattATGTGCACAGTTTAATAAGGCGAGTACTATGTAGATAAAGTTCAGAAAAATGCATCTATAAAATTTCACTTCCTTGGTATGCAAGTTTGGTTGTCTGAACATATCTTAGAAAATCCCTGCAGGTGAATGACAGAGAGCAAGTATTTGATAGTCTGCAACTATATGAAAACATGAAcggaaaagaaaaggtttcCAATACTGAGGTGGAAGAACCAACCTGCAAAGAGAAATTCACTTTCGTTACAACTACTTCTTCTTTAGAACGAATGTCACCAAATTCAGAGCATGACATTCCCGAGGCCAAGGTTAAGCCATTAAGACGCCAAAGTCAGAGTGGACCACTTACAAGCAGGACTGTATTAAGCCACTCGGCTTCAGAGAAAAGTCATATCTTTGAAAGGTTTGACATTTGCTAATTGCTGTTTGAGACTACACTTTAAATCTGCTTGTCCTATATATAGTACCTTTCAAACAATCCAACTTGTTAATTTTCTATCTGCTAGATCCGAGAGTGAACCGCAGACGGCACCAACAGTCCGAAGAGCACCCAGCTTTAGTGGTCCTTTGAATCTTTCAACCCGTGCTTCTTCAAACAGTTTGTCTGCTCCCATCAAATACTCAGGAGGTGAGCAAGTGATATAGGCAGTCTTCGTCCAGCTTAGTGGTTTTATTGCTTCTCTTGCAGTTGAGTTAAAGGTTTTGTCCATTTCGAATAGGATTCCGTGATTCTCTGGATGATAAGTCAAAGGCTAATCTGGTTCAGAAAGGACGATTTTCAGTAACATCAGGAAATGTAGATCTTGCGAAGGTTGGTATTTAATTTACTGCTATTAATTTTCCTATTTCTTTGACGGTAACTAACAATACAATCTACTCTAGGATGTTCCATTAAGTATAGTCCCTCGTCGATCTCCACAGGTTGGTTTCTTGTCTCTGCTTATTACTGTAGACTGGTTCTTCACCTTTGTTAGTTACCTGATAAATTATACATAATTCCAGGCGACCCCCCTGAGAAAATCTGCAAGTGTGGGTAACTGGATACTTGAGCCCAAAATGGTCAGTTTGCGATCACAAAGTGTCCTTCAAGTCATTCATTTCTGTATCTTAATCTTAGTCTTATTTCTATCTTGCAGCCAACAGCTCAGCCTCAGACGATCAAGGAGCATAGTAGCCATCCTACGTCTTCCTCACCCATCATGCCTCAACTTCAACATCTATTCCAGCAAAACTCAATACAACAGGTGAGGAACATCCATTAAGACATGAGACTTATctcttattaattaattagcaGGATCTTAACTTCTGCAATTGAATGATTTCGCTGCAGGATCTTATTATGAATTTACTAAATAGCTTACAACCCGTGGAGGCAACAGAAGGTAGTATAGACAATTATACTTCAATCTGCTGTGACTTTATTATTGATTGAAGACTATTCAGTAACGGTGCCTTCATCTTTCTTATAGGTTCTCAATCTGGGAAGTTACCACCTTTGCCTCGCTCAGACAGTAATGGAAACGTAAGTtgatttttcatatatgttcTGAAAACTTTCATAAAGATATTGCTCACAGCTATGTAACTATTACTATGGATAACAGGTTGAACCTGTGGCTTCAGAGAGGGAGAGGTTACTTCTTAGCAGTATCTCCGACCTCCGTGCTAGGTTAGtcctcttcttcaagcaaagcttttgtttctaaaGAATAATGTAGTTAGTCTTTCTAAGTGGATCTTCCTGCAAGCTTTAACTGCCAAAATCTTCAGGCTGGACGACTTAACGGAGGAACTCGAtatagagaaatcaaaatacagCCAAGTAAGTTAACACATTTTCAACTCGTTAAAACGCAATAATCTGCTTGTTGTGTTTCGTGTCATCAAGCAAATCTTTCGTTTATGTTTGTGTGTACAGCTGCAACAGAAATTGAAAGCATTCACGGGTCGCGAACACTAAGTGTAACCAGAGGGAAAGCGACACTGGAAACACTGAACTGCACAGAACCTGTAGGAGAAAGAGTGAAGTCTCTTTTGGTTATAACAGTAATAACCAGACAAGAGCTTAGAGACAGTGAGGCATAGAGCATATCAATTTCTTTAGTTGGGTTCAGTGTAGGTTCCAGACGATGACAATGACGACTAAAACAAGATACGACCGATGTCTGCTTCTGATGTAAACTACTAGTTGAAGACAACAGAAACGAAtacagaaataaaagaaaaggagaagaaagttcCTTTGGGGGGTCTCAACCCCACATATATTtgcttatatatttattatcacacgttttgatcattttttgttttattttgtttggtgtaTCATAATTTACTAGTGAGATAAAGGAGAAAGCTCTTCTTTTGGGTTCTTTGTgtattgtaatttgtaaatgCAAATTGATTGATGtacttttgtgttttcatcACATTCTTAAACATTATCTTCTGGTTTTACCTTATTTTTTCAAGTTGAGAGGattcaattgaaaatttgaaactaGAAAGTTCATTGCTCTATGTTCGAAGAAAAATGAACTCTCGACTATTGTAATCAAAATCATggtttttttacatttatgttCCAACGTTATTGTACAATTACACTGATTGATTGATTACACAAGGAATTAGAAGAAGGTTCTTcttgtccttcttcttctcccactTGTCAAGGTTTTGGTAGAGGCTTTAGACACTAAATAGCCCACACCCAAACACATAACCCAAATCCCCAAATCTACGGCCCATCCCATTCCTTCTGTCTCAGACTCCATCTCAGCCGTCCATTCCACCTCTTCCCACTCTCCCTCTCCGTCGTCAGATTCGCCGCTACACGTGCAAAAACACACGCCGCCGTCAGAATCCCTCCCTTCCTCTCTCTCCTCCGGTATCTCCTCCAAACACTCAAACCcaatcttttgctttctccttcttctatGTTTCCTCGCCATCGTCGCTGTTGCCACGTGTCCCTCCGCCGCAACAACAACTTCCGCCGCTCCTTCCTCTTCCATCTCACACTCGCACTCAAGTTTCCACTTGTCTCCTTCGTCTTTTCTGAAAATACCTTTTATCACCCTCTCCTCACTCATGTACACCTCGAAGCGGATCCCTTCCCAGACCCGAACACGTTCTCTTGACCCGTAAATCACGTCTCCTCCTTTCACGACTCTGTGAAGCGTCACGAAAGCTGGGGAATCGGGTCGGATCTTGGACCCATCAAGCTCGAAAGCAGCTTCGTTGATTCGTGGTGGGTAGAGAAGAGTGAGAGAATCCGGTAAGAATCCTCGGGTGGGTAAACCTGTGAACCGGACGAAGAAAGCTTTAACCTTTAAGCTCTCTTTCTCGACATAACGCTCGAAATCGGGCGACCTACACATTTCTGTATTTTGGGTTCGTTAGAAAACTCTCTGTTTCTCGTAGACTTTGATCTAAAAACTTGTGAAAGGATCGGCCTTTTTAAGAGGGAAACATCATAGAGAAAGGTGGCGACTTGTGacttctgttttgtttgaatcctAGGGGTGGTGGCACGCGGTTTGGCTGCTGACGTGGACGTCTCGACGAAATGTCCTagttgtttaaaaatataaattcgGGTCAAAATCAGAAATGGCGTGTGGcttcatcatcacttcacGGTTGCATGATTTGCATCGGTGGTCTATAAAATATCAACATGCGAGCAGCAACGTTTAGCATGATTACGAACGTGGTTTCTCATCTTGAGTTGCACAATTGTCTGCAGACTTTGCTTGTTTGTCTTCTACTTACAACTTGTCTTCTTCCTATATTTCATTTGTCGTTTCTGTTCACTTTGGTTTAAGAGAATTATATATCACACAATTCACAACCGGACAAGTAATCAATCCCAAGCTAAATTCCAAactcaaatcttttaaaaagcTAATACTAGctataatttagtaatttgATAGAACGTAGTTTACAAGCTTGCTCGATTAAATTGCAATTACGACGATTTCCAACAAGAATTTGTAGTTATAGCTTATAAAGTTAAGTACTTAAATGCAATGCTATAAAGcatttttagttaaataattTCATGATACATGTACATGAATGaatgttaacttttttttgttttgtttagtttcttggaagatatttatttttttgactgTAATGATTTAGAcatgatttttatattatataaaggTCCCACATGATCTTGAGCTGCTGGTTTTGGGTTCTCTTTTCAACTCACACTTCTTCAAAAGCGAATTTGCTTGTAACatgttaatataaaattattattaaatctaTAGGATTGTCCTTAATGGGCCGGCCTTTTACGATATAAAATTTGGTTCAAATAAATGTCGAATACGTCTTTTCGTTCAGCCCATGAATTGACTAAACAAAGGGGATTAGAATCCAAACAATCAAATTTCTTCTATAGTTTAGTTTAGAACAAGACCATGACCATGAccaatattatatatatcgaTTATTCGTTTTTATATGTTCTATATGCTTAAACCAAActtaaaatgtaaaagaaaaacactgtGAATCATTTTCAGAGTTATGATGTATTTTGTTAGGAAACCAAACCCCTGTTAAAAACTAATACTGAAAGTCTGAAACTATGACGATATTCACTTtcaattggattttttttttctatttgatttAAGGAAGTACTTTTGAACCCGAAAACTAACTGAAACTtaaccacacacaaaaaaaaaggatttgtATCTTATATTGAACACTACAGAATTTCGACATTagattttttatgattttggttttcataaGAGTTTAAAAATGTGATCATCTGTTTTGGACACTGCAAAtagagattttaaaacaataaaccaAGTAGATATAATAGTCCGTATAGTTTGTCcttatatataacattataGGTGTAAAACACGGACTACATAAAAGTGGACACATAAATGCAAAATTGTTACTACGAAACTTTACACTGCATGTGACTGATATTTTACGCTCATTACATTTGGATCATTCGTAGTGATAAATTAATTCAGGGTAACATGGCAAGTAAGTGAGAACGTGGTCATTAATTTCCCCCAactagttactaaaataactAAGGTAACCTtcgaacaaaaacaaaactttggtaaaccaaaatacaaaaacttagGTAACATGACAATGAAAGTAAAGAATATATAGTACTTGTTGATAAGAATATAGTACTCGTTAATAAAACGCTGTCGGTAGAAGCGGGTTTGGACGCAATCGCAGGAATTAGatggaaaacaaacaaaaaagaaaaagaaatagagtTTTAGCAAAGAGTCAAAAAGagtcattttcatatatagttTGGGGTCAATGTAGGGCTATAGGAGGATAAGTTGTGACTTTAAGAGTGAATGAGATTCTTTCTCAAATGAATGGTGTCAAGGACTagtattcattttttcttctttcgtcTCCATCCACCTATCAATATCCCCAatcttttttacatttttgaaatgttttttgttttgttttgttttcctcaaTTTTAGATAATAAGTAGACGAATCTAATCCCTACTAGGCCTAATCCCTATATAATACACGCATTTTATGTCATATTAGAAAGCAACATGTTAGTTGAAAAGTTTAaagtgttttggtttcagCTTTGTACCCActattagattttaattactaatttttttttgtaactgaTTTATCGTTTTTAGTATTGATAGATGTTAGGAactttatatcaaaaataagGTGAGACCTAATGTATAAAAGAGAAGCAATCAACACATTACCAATTCagtttaaatagaaaatttgcTAAACTTAACCCCGCATGCCCTTGCGTAAAGCATTCAAAGCACAAGTGAAAATAAACCCACACTTCAGAAGTTATATGTTAGTCAATTGTCTAATTTTGATTgctattttccttttctctttctttattttcttcatcgCCGATGTGGTGTTCCACAATCTATTATTCACGTTTACTTaggttttgttaatatatattttcttcccCTCCTACGTGTTTTCaacatattttcattaattttctctattttcatTCTGGGAATTAGATCTTTAACATCGTCACTACTCATCACTGTCACCAGTAatgagaaaaaatacaaaataaaaccacaCACTCTCAAAGCTGGATTTCTTGTCATTGAACTATCGCTAATTAATACTGTGGAACTCGTAGAATAATCAAGACGAAGGGATTGCGTAGaaagagaaacgaaaaaaaagaaagaagaaagtgcATTGTCCTTGTCATGACATGTGGAAGTATCGGTCTTATATGGTCCATTGAGCCACACTCATTTAGAATCTCACTActttttcaccattttcaCATCTATACACGATTATAGCATCTATATACATTTACTTTTTCAATTATTCTGCTATTATGGGTTTTGGATATTCATGTCCTAATCATTATAATTCTCTTAAACAAATATCGAAtttcgaatattttttaaGGTTATTGGCTATATGTACTATATTTCTATAGAatagtttttgttaatatCATCGATCGATCTTCAGTCTTATTTTGAACTATCTAATATATTCAGTGGCTTTTCATATGGACATAAAACCTAGGCCAGTGTCGAAAGTTCATAAACTTCGAAGTCAAAACTAGCTATAATGGTTATCTTTGAAAAGTAACTCAAATATAAGGAGAGTAGAAATTCTACACGTAATGCTGTCCGAGACATTTAATTATGGACGATGTGATTGcagaaacaattttgttttcaaaccCTCTCTTGATCAAAAAGGACATTTAAATCATTGCATCCACTTCAACCACACACATTCATTTGGCTGTAATAACATTTCAAAGATTCTTACAAAACAAGTGAAATGTCATTAAATGTCCTTTTAGAACAAGATGCTAACGACAATCTACTTGGCCACTTGACTTGTATACCAAATTTCTCCCAACTTTTTGTTCACAGAATTTGCGTTTACAACTTTGGCGTTTGTGTTTTGACGGATTCGTCTAAGTGGGACAATGCGCGTGTCGGACATGCGCACTTAAGAGGGTAGAGACAGTGAGTTCTTTAGCTTTCCTTATATTCtctttcaaaccaaaaaagagacTACTATTTTTTGTACACTTAGACTAAGGAAAGCAAAGTTTCATATTCCTAAAAATTCTGGTTTTATAAGTATCAAAGACAAATTCAGTCTCCATGGAAATAGAGCAAAGAAGGATCatgaagagagaaggagaagaagaagaagacaacaatcAACTTTCActgcaagaagaagaaccagatACAGAGGAAGAGATGTCTGGGAGGACAATCGAACCGTGGACGAAGCAGATAACGGTGAGAGGAGTGTTCGTGAGCATAGTGATCGGAGTTGTGTTCAGTGTGATTGCTCAGAAGCTAAATCTCACGACAGGAATTGTTCCAAATCTCAACAGCTCTGCAGCTTTACTTGCTTTTGTCTTTGTCCAGACTTGGACTAAGATTCTCAAGAAATCAGGATTTGTTGCGAAACCATTCACAAGACAAGAGAACACAATGATTCAGACATCTGCTGTTGCTTGTTACGGCATCGCTGTCGGAGGTTAATTTAAGAACATAAatttgcttttatttatttcttaatagtttattttcttgcgAAACAAGCAAAGATTCAGTGAAAGGATCTGTGAAACAGTTCCAAACatactaaaatatattaactttttgaaaaacttttgGGTTAGTTGAGTCACAAAAAAGGGTTGatattgcttttgcttttgggtATGATATAAAATCTAAGttgtaaaattttgatttaaaatatttgagtatttgtttttctttttcaggtGGGTTTGCTTCATATCTTCTGGGGTTAAACCATAAGACATATGTGTTGTCTGGTGTGAACTTGGAAGGTAACTCTCCAAAGAGTGTGAAAGAACCTGGCCTTGGTTGGATGACTGCTTATCTCTTTGTTGTCTGTTTCATCGGTCTTTTTGTCCTAATCCCTCTCCGAAAGGTTATGATTGTTGACCTTAAATTAACATATCCGAGTGGTTTAGCTACTGCGGTTCTCATCAATGGCTTCCACACACAAGGAGATGCACAGGCCAAGTAAGTTCATTAACCTATTTTACAAAAAGTGATATTGTTACATAAGTTTCCTAATCTTTAATTGGAATCGATTTGCAGGAAACAAGTGCGTGGTTTCATGAAATACTTCTCATTTAGTTTCTTGTGGGGTTTCTTCCAGTGGTTTTTCTCTGGTATTGAAGATTGTGGCTTTGCTCAATTCCCAACCTTTGGTTTGAAAGCTTGGAAACAAACGTAAGcattaattatacaaaaacaaaacaaaaatatttcagtgAAACGAGTTCTTGAATcatataataactaaaaacttttttttggtaggttcttctttgatttcagcATGACATTTGTGGGAGCAGGAATGATTTGTTCACATTTGGTTAACCTTTCTTTGCTTTTAGGAGCTATCCTCTCTT includes:
- a CDS encoding homer protein (unknown protein; FUNCTIONS IN: molecular_function unknown; INVOLVED IN: biological_process unknown; LOCATED IN: chloroplast; EXPRESSED IN: 23 plant structures; EXPRESSED DURING: 13 growth stages; Has 144 Blast hits to 142 proteins in 73 species: Archae - 3; Bacteria - 62; Metazoa - 7; Fungi - 13; Plants - 44; Viruses - 0; Other Eukaryotes - 15 (source: NCBI BLink).); this translates as MQSLSLQSLPWKPNSVTLPEINLLNPKQLTASSSQYRRTRNWRIRSSSEDNVAISSDGGDLKNSLSGIVGNQVEELLSREENKGLLDGLEKASLRVEIAKRELEDIERQEIEAKLLQDYINQLESRAAEIAECQQEIDAARSMVEEAERSLSLADNSTIGSSEKGYSIDKDKERLESAKAAVIAAAVGTIAELPFALSQVASMEQLVLPLGIAFASCALFGVTFRYAVRRDLDDNHLKSGAVAAFGFVKGLGMLSRGPPLELSWESLFSHGIDGAVLVSQSVLIFAFASIGLDFCFKMKLLRPFPSSD
- a CDS encoding Protein kinase superfamily protein; translated protein: MGFRLVLEAVLKRRKKMVGGGGGSSGRGGGSGSGSSKQQRGFSMNPKDYKLMEEIGHGASAVVYRAIYLPTNEVVAIKCLDLDRCNSNLDDIRRESQTMSLIDHPNVIKSFCSFSVDHSLWVVMPFMAQGSCLHLMKTAYSDGFEESAICCVLKETLKALDYLHRQGHIHRDVKAGNILLDDNGEIKLGDFGVSACLFDNGDRQRARNTFVGTPCWMAPEVLQPGNGYNSKADIWSFGITALELAHGHAPFSKYPPMKVLLMTIQNAPPGLDYDRDKKFSKSFKEMVAMCLVKDQTKRPTAEKLLKHSCFKHTKPPEQTVKILFSDLPPLWTRVKSLQDKDAQQLALKRMATADEEAISQSEYQRGVSAWNFDVRDLKTQASLLIDDDDLEESKEDEEILCAQFNKVNDREQVFDSLQLYENMNGKEKVSNTEVEEPTCKEKFTFVTTTSSLERMSPNSEHDIPEAKVKPLRRQSQSGPLTSRTVLSHSASEKSHIFERSESEPQTAPTVRRAPSFSGPLNLSTRASSNSLSAPIKYSGGFRDSLDDKSKANLVQKGRFSVTSGNVDLAKDVPLSIVPRRSPQPTAQPQTIKEHSSHPTSSSPIMPQLQHLFQQNSIQQDLIMNLLNSLQPVEATEGSQSGKLPPLPRSDSNGNVEPVASERERLLLSSISDLRARLDDLTEELDIEKSKYSQLQQKLKAFTGREH
- a CDS encoding Protein kinase superfamily protein, which produces MGFRLVLEAVLKRRKKMVGGGGGSSGRGGGSGSGSSKQQRGFSMNPKDYKLMEEIGHGASAVVYRAIYLPTNEVVAIKCLDLDRCNSNLDDIRRESQTMSLIDHPNVIKSFCSFSVDHSLWVVMPFMAQGSCLHLMKTAYSDGFEESAICCVLKETLKALDYLHRQGHIHRDVKAGNILLDDNGEIKLGDFGVSACLFDNGDRQRARNTFVGTPCWMAPEVLQPGNGYNSKADIWSFGITALELAHGHAPFSKYPPMKVLLMTIQNAPPGLDYDRDKKFSKSFKEMVAMCLVKDQTKRPTAEKLLKHSCFKHTKPPEQTVKILFSDLPPLWTRVKSLQDKDAQQLALKRMATADEEAISQSEYQRGVSAWNFDVRDLKTQASLLIDDDDLEESKEDEEILCAQFNKVNDREQVFDSLQLYENMNGKEKVSNTEVEEPTCKEKFTFVTTTSSLERMSPNSEHDIPEAKVKPLRRQSQSGPLTSRTVLSHSASEKSHIFERSESEPQTAPTVRRAPSFSGPLNLSTRASSNSLSAPIKYSGGFRDSLDDKSKANLVQKGRFSVTSGNVDLAKDVPLSIVPRRSPQATPLRKSASVGNWILEPKMPTAQPQTIKEHSSHPTSSSPIMPQLQHLFQQNSIQQDLIMNLLNSLQPVEATEGSQSGKLPPLPRSDSNGNVEPVASERERLLLSSISDLRARLDDLTEELDIEKSKYSQLQQKLKAFTGREH